In the Styela clava chromosome 8, kaStyClav1.hap1.2, whole genome shotgun sequence genome, one interval contains:
- the LOC120346686 gene encoding uncharacterized protein LOC120346686, producing MKWIAVLLLFASLIFYSKAVPCDCPYPYPNCPPVTCPNKETPVFNSVCPCCPVCPALKRQRCEGDCGLPCARNLECDQFRIQFGYKCGICKPILPQEKPRNKKFKKPDGPRR from the exons ATGAAGTGGATCGCTGTCTTGCTGCTTTTCGCGAGTTTAATTTTCTACTCGAAGGCGGTACCATGCGACTGTCCGTATCCGTATCCGAACTGCCCTCCGGTTACTTGCCCAAACAAAGAGACTCCTGTCTTCAACTCTGTTTGTCC ATGCTGCCCAGTTTGTCCAGCACTGAAAAGACAACGGTGTGAAGGGGATTGCGGTTTACCGTGTGCGAGGAATCTAGAATGTGACCAATTTCGCATCCAGTTTGGATATAAATGCGGGATTTGCAAGCCG ATTCTGCCCCAAGAAAAGCCCAGGAATAAAAAGTTCAAGAAGCCGGATGGGCCGCGAAGATAG